The Mycolicibacterium fluoranthenivorans genomic interval AGCTTTCGTTCTGCGCTGGCGACGCACGTTGATCGGAGTTTTACGGAAAGTCCCGATTTCACCTTCCCGCTCGCTTATGAGGGGATCTACCGAGAGCGGCGCCGGGTGGCCGGATGGCAACTCTACGAGAGTCTGGGCATCGCCAAAGGCGATCGAGTCGCCTCTGGTCGGCAGATGTTGGAGAACTTCCAGCTGTTCGGGGCCCCGCACGTGGCCATCGTCACGACCGACCGGAGCCTGGGCGTCTATGGCGCAGTCGACTGCGGCCTGTTCGTTCAGAGTTTCCTCCTCGCTGCCGCTAGTCGGGGCGTGGCCACCATCCCTCAAGCTGCGATCGCAAGCCAGGCTCCGCTGGTCCGCGAGCACTTGAACCTGTCGGATGATCGACTTGTGCTACTGGGTATCTCGTTCGGATACGCCGACGAGGCGCACCCTGCCAATGGTTACCGAACGCCGCGGCAGGGCATCTCCGATGTGGTCACCTGGCGCTCCGCTGATTGACGACGCGCCACCGACTCGGTCCGGTCGGCGCACCCTCGGGGTAGGGGGAGCGTGCACCGCAGGCAGATGTCGGCGGCGCCCACGGTGAGGGGTCCTCGCCGCCGGATGAACTCCGTTTCCGTGTTGGTGGATGCTCAACATCGCCTCGCCTATCACCACCTGGCGCAGGCTGGTATCCCCGTCTACGGCATGCTCAAGGATCACTCGCGCGCCGATTATCTCGGCGTATAAGTCGCAGGCGTCGCCCAGCTTGGCGACGGTGATGGCAACGTGGTCAAAACCACTGATCGGCAACATATTCGGCGATCTGTCGCGCCAAGTGAGCGTCGATGTCCGGAGCGGCGTCGTGGCGGTCGACCCGTCCCCTCCTGTTGTCGACGCGGGCGAGCGAAAGTGCCAGATACCTATTGTGTATGGAAATATAAATTTGTATAGTTACAAATGCCAGCCGGTTCTGAACCGCCCGATCTGTGTCGTGACGACAGTGTGTGCGGCTATCAGGGCGGCTGTGACGCCGACAGGTGTCGATACTCAATGCGGAGGAATCAAGTGGGAGAGCCGAACGTGATCACGGAAACCGATGACTTTTTCTGTCACCAGACCATCCAGCCACACTCATATGTCGCCCTCAACGATCTGAGCTGGGGTGAACGCGGTTACCACACGCTTGGCGATCCGGACCGGTTCGGTCTGGATATCGGCGTCGCCAGTTATGCCAACCGTGGGATGTTCCACACCTACGCCATCGCCGGCGTGCCCGGGAAACAGTGGTCGCTGCGTGCCACCCGGGATTTCAGCGAGGGTCGCTGGGAACTGCGGGCCGGTCCGATCCAAGCTCGCATCATCGAACCGATGCGCCGGTGGTCCTTCACGTGTGCGCCGAATGACTCCGGTATCGCCTTTGATCTTGAATTCGAAGCCCGCAATGGCCCCTATATGATTCCGCAGCCACCGATCCGTAAGGGCGGCAGGCTGATTCATGAGGACATCTACGTATTCCAGACCGGGTTCTATACCGGAACGCTGAGTCTGGACGACGAAGTGTTCGAGGTCGATCGGGTGCCCGGTGCCCGTGATCGGACGTGGGGAGTGCGCGTCGCCGGTGAAGGGCAGCTGCCGCACGGCGTCCTCGCCTGGCTCAACGCCAACTTCGACGACGTGTCGATCATCGCGCATATCCGTGACCGCGGAGACGAGGTGCCGCAGGTGCGAGACGGGGCGGTGTACCACGACGGCGGTGACATCGTGCCGATCGTCGGCTTCGAGCATGACCTGAATTTCGATTACGAGACCCGGCAATGCCTCGGCGGGACCATCACCCTGACCGACGAGCGCGGCGAGGTCTGGCCGATCGAGATCGAGCCGTCGCTGCGGATGTACCTCTCGGGCGCGGGATACACCTCCAACAGCGTTCGGCGCGACAGGTTCACCGATCCGATCTGGCACGAGCGGTGGGACCTGACGGACAGCGATCTCGTCGCGCGAGTGGAAGGGCTCAACGACAATATTTCGCACATGCGCTGCGGCGAGCGCAAGGGACACGGTGTGCTCGAGACATCCGTCGGTGCACATTCGAAGTACAAGGTCCGGGAGCCGATCGAATGGGCGTAGTCAGCCCGCTAACCCTGTCTGCCGCATTTCAGGCGACAGTCGAACGCCACCCCGATCGGGTGGCGCTGCGTACGATCGATGACAGTGAGCGCTACACCTGGCGCGATTACGCCGACGAGGTTGGTCGGGTTGCCAGGGGATTGGCGGCCCTTGGGGTCGACCGCGGCGACACCGTGGCGATGTTGTTGACCAACAGACCCGCGTTCCACATCGTCGATACCGCGGCCCTGCACCTCGGTGCCACAGCGGTATCGGTGTATCCGACGCTTCCGCCCGAGGACATCGCTTGGACGATCAATGACTCCGGCGCGAAGGTCGTCGTCACCGAACTGGCGAAGCTCGACTCCATACGGGCCGCCGGTGTCAGTGTCCCGATCGTTCTGGTGGATGGCCGGGAAACCGGTGTCATACCGTTCGGCGATCTCGATGGTGACCATGATGTGCAGCGAGCCTGGCGCGCTGTTGCACCCGATGACGTTGCGGTGATCGTGTACACCTCCGGAACCACCGGAACGCCGAAGGGAGTCGAGTTGACCCATGCGGCGGTTCTGGGCAATACGAAGGGTCTGCACCACGCAATCGGCACCGTGGAGGGCGCCAGGGTCGTGTCGTATCTGCCGATGGCGCATGCCGCGGAGCGGCAACTGTCCCACTACCGGGCCATGGTGTTCGGCCTGGAAGTGACGACGTGTCCCGATTCCCGTCTCATGCCTGAGTATCTGCTCGCGGTGCGTCCGCACTACTTCTTCGCTCCACCAAGGATGTTGGCGAAGTTCAGGGCCGCGGCAGTGGGGCTGGACGCTCCGATACTTGAGCACTTCGGGCTCGATCAGGCAGTCGTTGCCTTGACCGGAAGCGCCCCGGTACCAGCCGAGCTCACCCAGTTCTGGCTGGATGCCGGATTGCCTCTGGTCGAGGCGTGGGGGGTCACCGAGTGCGGTGCGTTCGGCGCATTCGGCCGGCCGGGGAGCTACCGGGTCGGGACCTGCGGACCTGCCCTGCCCGGCGTCGAGCTCAAGGTTGCCGATGACGGCGAGATCCTTTTGCGCAGTCCATGGTTGATGCGCGGGTATCGCAACCAGCCTGACGCCACTGCTGAGGCTATCGATCCCGATGGCTGGCTGCACACCGGGGATGTCGGCGAGTTCGACGACGGCCACCTACGGATCATCGACCGCAAGAAGGAGATCATCATCAACGCGGCGGGCAAGAACATGTCGCCGGCGCATATCGAAGCCCGTTTGAAAGAATCCGACCAACTGATCGGAGAAGCAGTCGTGATCGGTGATAACCGGCCCTACAACGTGGCGCTGGTGGTTCCGGACCCGGCGGTGGCATCGCAGCTCGAAGGAGATCTCAGTAGGGCCATCGTTGAGGCAATGCGGCGGGCTAACGCTCGATTGGCCCGTGTCGAACAGATCAAACGGATTGAAATCCTGAATGAGCCATGGCTTCCCGGTGGGGATGAACTGACACCGACCATGAAGCTCAAGCGCAGGGCGATACACGGCAAATATGCCGTCACAATCGATCAGATTTACGCAGGTGGAGGGATTGGGATCTAATGGCTGTGGTCACCGGAACGGTGCAACAACTGTCCGACGACGAGATGGCGATCCGCGATGCGGTGCGCGGGATCGCCGCCAGATTTGGACCTGACTACTACCAGGAGCAGGTCGACACCGGTGGCAGTTGCGCTGAGCTGTGGAACGCGCTCGGCCGCAACGGGTATCTCGGCATGCATTTGCCCGAAGAGTACGGGGGCGGTGGCCTCGGCCTGCGTGAGATCGCGATGGTCGTCGAGGAAACCGCTATCGCGGGCTGCCCCCTGCAATCAATGCTGTTCTCTCCGGGCGTGGTCGGCACCGTCATCGACCGCAGTGCCAACGAGGAGCAGAAGCGCCGTTGGCTGCCAGGCGTCGCCACCGGGGAGACTCGGCTGTCCTTTGCGATCACCGAGCCTGATGCGGGATCGAACGCGCACCGAATCGCCACCACCGCTGTCCGACACGGCGACCACTACGTCCTGAACGGGCAAAAGGTGTTCATCACGGGTATGGAATCAGCCGCCTGGGTGATGGTCGTGGCGCGCACCCATACCGACGAGCTGACTGGACGCTCGCAGTCGTCGGTCTTCATGGTGCCGACCGACGCACCTGGCCTGTCCTTCACGCCCATCCGGACGGTGATGAATCAGCCGGACAAGAGTCACCAGGTCTTCTTCGACGATGTGGCCGTTGCCGCCGAAAATCTGGTAGGGCCTGAAGGCAAAGGCCTGCGCGTGGCATTCACCGGCCTCAACACCGAGCGGATATTGACCAGCTCGTTGTGTACCGGGATCGGCCGTTACGCGCTGAACAAGGCCGTCGACTACGCCAACTCGCGTCGAGTGTGGGACCAGCCGATCGGGGCGCACCAGGGCGTCGCCCACCCACTTGCGGCCGCTCACATTCATCTTGAGGCCGCCCGGCTCGTGACAAATCGGGCCTGCGAGCTCTACGACACCGGAGCCGAGGTCGGTGAACTCGCGAACATGGCCAAGTACCTGGGCGCCTCCTCGGGTCTGGAAGCCCTCGACTCCGCAGTGGCGGTGCATGGTGGCAATGGCGTCACCTTCGAGTATCAACTGGCGACGTACTTCTGGGTGGTGCGGATGCTCAACATGGGACCGGTATCCAAGGAGATGATCCTGAACTTCGTTGCCGAGCATTCGTTGGGATTGCCGCGCTCATACTGAGGGCGGCGTGCCCGCTAGGTCCTCAGGAGCTCGGGGTGGAAGTTCGCCACCATCCGGCGGATACCGTCCCGCCAGTCCACCGCCGTGCCGCCGACGAGTTCGTGCATCCGCGTCGTGTCGGTCGGGCCGCCACGCAAGGCCTGTGCGCTCTCTTCGAACACCGGCTCGCGCCCGACGAGTTCGCCGATGTAGGTGCACCATTCCTGCAGGCTGACCGTCTGATCACCGCACCAGTTGACCGTCGTCGCGGGTACCGACGCGGCGGCGAGCATCTTCGGCAGCGTCGCGATGATGTCGTCCTCGTGAATGGGGTTGTAGCGCGCGGGACCGCCGGGCGGGACGGGGATCGGCACCCCGGCGCGCATCATCTCCATCTGATAGAACGGCCAGCCGCCGTTGTCGCCATAGGGCACGTTGAGCCGGGCGATCACCGTCGGCACACCGAGCGCGCGAGCCATCGTGCGGGCGACCACCTCGCCGGCGATCTTGGAGATCGAGTACGTCGGAAGCAGTGACTTGTGATTGTCGCCGAGTGCTGCGGTCTCGGTGCGCGGCTCGTCATCGGGCGGGTCGTACACCGCGGCCGACGAACAGTGCAGGAACGCCTTCGCGTCGGCGCAGTGCGCCATCAGCAGACCCACCGATTCGGCATTGGCCCCCAGGTCCTTGTCCCAGCGTCCGCTCTTGGCGACCGCGAGGTTGAGGACGTAGTCGAAATCGGACGGGATGCCGCTGAAGTCGCCCGCGGCGAGGTTGACCTTCTCGCAGCGAATCCCCGCGCTTTCCAGACTCTCTCGGGCTGCGGTGTCGGTGAATCGGGCGATACCCCACACCTCGTTCTCGGCTGCCAGCGATAACGCCAGGGGTGCCGCGACCTGTCCGGTCGGACCTGTGATGAGGATCTTCGAGCCGCGCATGGCCAGATGCTACTCGGCGCGCAGCACCAGTCCGGTGCCTTCGGCGCCGGTGAGTGTCAGGCGATCGCCGTCGATCGAGGTCTGGACCGGGCCGTGGAGCACGCGCAGGATCGATCGTTCGAGGTCACCGAGTTCGCCGTCGCATACCGGCCCGCTGGTGTTGAGTGCAGCGTGTCCACCCGCCAGCCGGTGCCGATGAGTGGGCAGGCCATCATCGTGGTGGCCAGCCGTGTCGTCAGATGCCCACCGCTGAGATCGGCCAGGCCGGACCCGCGGTTGCAGCCGGCGAACGCCGAGAGCCGGCCGTCGGCGAAACTCAGCGTCAACGGCCCGTTGCCGGGGATCTGCTCGCCCGTGACCGCCACCGACACCTTCGGGCGTGGGGGCCTCATCAGCCGTCGCGGTACCGGCGCTGCCGGCCACGGCCAGCATGGCGACAAGGAACGGGACAAGGCGCATGGCTCCACGGTACGGACCCCGCAGTAGGCTTCCCCCATGCGAGTTGCGGTACTGGGTGCCAAGGGCAAAGTCGGCGCGACCATGGTCGCCGCCGTGCGGGATGCCGCCGATCTGGAGTTGTCGGCCGAGGTCGATGCGGGTGACGCGCTGTCGACGCTGACCGACAGCGGTACCGAGGTGGTCATCGACTTCACCCATCCCGATGTGGTGATGGACAACTTGAAGTTCTTGATCGACAACGGGATTCATGCCGTCGTCGGGACCACGGGCTTCACCGAGGAACGCATCGCCCAGGTCCGGGCCTGGCTCGATGCCGCACCCGGGGCGTCGGTGTTGATCGCCCCGAATTTCGCCATCGGTGCCGTGCTGAGCATGCACTTCGCCAAGCAGGCCGCGCGGCACTTCGAGTCCGTCGAGGTCATCGAACTGCATCACCCGTACAAGGCCGACGCGCCGTCGGGCACGGCCATGCGCACCGCCAAGCTCATCGCGGAAGAGCGAAAAGGTCTGCCGCCCAACCCCGATGCCACCAGTACAGGCCTCGACGGTGCACGCGGGGCCGATGTCGACGGGATCCCGGTGCACTCGATCCGGCTGGCCGGATTGATCGCGCACCAGGAGGTGCTGTTCGGCACCACGGGGGAGACGCTGACCATCCGCCACGACAGCCTGGATCGGACGTCGTTCGTCCCGGGGGTGCTGCTCGGGGTGCGCAAGGTGGCCCGGCGCCCCGGCCTGACCATCGGCATCGAACCGCTCCTCGATCTCTGATGGCCGACCCGGACAGGCGGGACGGTGTGCGCAGCCTGCGCATCCAGCTCCTGATCGGCCTGATGTGCGTCGCGATGGTCGTCTACTTCGTCATCCTCGGCCGGATCGCCGTGGCGTTCATCGCCTCCGGCGAGGCTGCGGCCATCGGGCTGGGGGTGGCGTTGCTCTTGCTGCCCATCGTCGGACTGTGGGCGATGGTGAGCACCCTGCGGGCCGGATTCGCACACCAGCGGCTGGCTCGGCTGGCCCGCGAGGCCGGGATGGAGCTGGACGTCAGTGCACTGCCGAGGATGCCGTCGGGCCGGATCGACCGCGACGCGGCCGACGGGCTCTTCGAGACGGTCCGCGAGGAGCTGGAAGCCGACCGGGACAACTGGGTGCGGTGGTACCGGCTGGCCCGGGCCTATGACTACGCCGGCGACCGGAGCCGCGCCCGCGAGACGATGCGCACGGCGGTCGATATGGAACGGGCCGTGGAACGCGCGTGAAGCTGCTGGTCGTGCACCACACCCCGTCGCCGCATTGCCAGGAGATGTTCGAGGCGGTGCTTTCGGGTGCGACGGATCCGGAGATCGAAGGCGTCGAGGTGGTGCGCCGTCCGGCACTGACGGTGTCGCCGGTGGACATGCTGGAAGCCGACGGGTATCTGCTCGGCAGCCCGGTCAACCTGGGATATCTGAGCGGGGCGCTCAAACATGCCTTCGACGAGTCGTACTACCAGATCCTCGATTCCACCCGGGGCAGGCCGTTCGGACTATGGCTGCACGGCAATGAGGGCACCGAGGGTGCCGAGCGTGCCATCACCGGGATCACTGCGGGACTGGGCTGGGTGAAAGCGGCCGAGTATGTCGTGGTCTCGGGGAAGCCCGCCAAATCCGACCTCGAGGCGTGCTGGAATCTGGGGGCGACGGTCGCCGCTGCGCTGACCGCGTGATCGGCAATAATCAGAGATTGCCCTGGTCTTCGGATGGGTCGGGGTGTCACCAATCGACGGGAGAACCTGATATGGCGGTGTTGGTCAACGCCGACAACTTTGTTCGCGCCGAGACACACAGGATGTTCGCCGATATCCAGCGCGACGCGGGCGGGGTCAATGTGTTCCGGCACAACCGGCTGCCGGCGTCGATCGACGAGCAGACCGTCATCCGCCTGAACCGGGACACCTTGTACAGCTTCGCCATCCTCGACCTTGCAGAGCCGGCCTGGCTCTCCCTTCCCGACTCCGCCGGGCGGTACATGTCCGCGATGGTGGTGAACGAGGACCACTACATCAACGTCATCCTGCACGAGCCGGGCCGCCACCTTCTGACACAGGAGCTGAGTGGATCACGGTACGTCATGGTCGGTGTCCGCACCCTGGTCGATCCGCTCGACCCTGACGATGTCGCTGCGGTAAGCGCCCTGCAGGATCGTATGAAGCTGGAAACGAGTTCTTCGGAAGCCTTCATCGCGCCGGATTACGACCGCGGAAGTCTGGACAAGACACGCGAAGCCCTGCTGAGCCTGGCGAGTGGTCTGACCGAATTCGAGCGGACATTCGGACGTCCGGACGAGGTGGATCCGGTCCACCATCTCATCGGCACCGCCGCAGGATGGGGAGGGTTGCCGACGTCGGAGGCTTCCTATGTCGGTGTCGATCCGGCGTTACCGCCGGGCGAGTACGAGCTGACCTTCAAAGATGTTCCGGTGGAGGCATTCTGGTCGGTCTCGGTATACAACGCCGCTGGTTTCTTCGAGCCGAACCCACGAAACCTGTACTCGGTCAACAGTATCACCGGAGTGCCGAACGAGGACGGCTCGATCACCGTGCGCTTGCGGGCCGAGGTCGGCGACGACGCCCCGCCCAATTGCATCGTCACTCCGATTGGCTGGAACTACCTGATTCGGCTGTACCGCCCGCGCAGCGAGTTCTTCACCGGCGCTTGGACAGTGCCTGCGCTCGCCGTCGGGTGAATCAGCCGCCGAACACCATCGGCACGACGAGCGGCCCCCGGATGGCCGGCGTGTCCCGCCACCGCACCGCCCCGTGCAGAACGGGTTGGCGGGCGAGGATCTTCGGCAGGGCGATCGAGATCTCGAGGGCCGCCAGCGCGCCGCCCAGGCAGTAGTGCGCGCCGTATCCGAAGGACAGGGGGGCCGGTGCCGTTCTGTCGAGCCGGAAGCGGTCGGGTTCCTCGAACACGGCGGGATCGCGATTGGCGGCAGCGATCACGACCAGGGTGCTCTCGCCGGCTGCGATCTCGACACCGTCGAGTTCGTGGGGCTCGATGGCGGTGCGGACGGTGGATTGCACCGGCGCGTCGAGGCGGAGCAGTTCGGTGATCACCGCCGGGTCTGCAGCGTCGATGCGGTCGGCGATGCGAGTGCCGTCACCACCCGGGGTGAGCAGCGTGACCATTGCCGCGCCCAGAAGATTGGCGGTGGTCTCGTGTCCGGCCACGGCGATGAGGATGGCCGTCATGACGACTTCGTCGAGCGACAGGTCGGGATCGCCGGCGAGGAAACTCAACAGATCGTCGCCGGGGTGCACCCGGCGGTCGGCCGCGGTGGGCAGGAATTGGGCCATCAGCCTCGCCGAGGCGGTGGCACCCGCGGCCATCTCGTCCGGGTCGGCAAGGGTCCCGAGCATGCGGATGATGACGGGGGAGACCTCGCGCAGCAGATGGGCGGCCTCGGCATCGAGGTCCAGCCACGCGCTGACCACCGCGATGGGCAGCGGAAGGGCGATATCGGCCATGAAGTCGAATTCGCGTCCGGTGGGCGGATGGCCGATCAGATCGTCGGCGATGGACTCCACACCCGAGCCGAGGTTCTCGATGAAGCTGCGGGTGAAGACATCCCGGACCGACCCGCGTAGTCGACGATGGTCGGCGCCGTCGGCGAAAAGCATGGATCTGCGCGAGAACTCGCGACTGACGGCATCCGAGGACGCCTGGGCCAGCGCGTTGGCGAACGGATCGCTGGTCCAGCCGGTGCCACCGAGCACCTGACGGGCCGCGTCATAACTCAGGATCAGCCAGGCTTGGGCGGCCTCGTCCCACACCACACTGCCCTCGGCGCGGCGGGCCTCGTAGAACTCGTACGGATCGGCGGCCTCCCACGGCAGGCGGGCACCGGTGATATCAGCGCTGGTCATGGTGATCCAGTCCGAACGGGAGGCCGCGCTCTTTGACCCAGGCGACATGCCTTCGGCCGAGATCGCTGACGGGTTCGGCTATCCCGTCCATATCGTCGAGCATGGCCCGCGCGTGGTACGTGGCGTGCAATGCGGTGAAGATGGCGTTCATCGACAGGTTGAGCCGGGAGAAGAACACGAAATCGGGCGGCACCGACATCCGGCGCATCGGGTGATCAGCGGACCGCACGTCGATGAGGTACTCGATGGCGCGTGCGGAGGCCTCTTCGGTGTACGTGGCCGGCTGCGGACCGAGGATCTCGTGGATGATGCCCGCGTACCACTGAAAGGTCTCTTCAGCCGTGAGCGTGGAATCCGCGGTCAGGAAACCGCTTTCGACCATCAGTTCGCGCAGCTCGTCCTTGCGCCGGTTCACCGCCGTGTGCATCATCGTGACGATCATCTGGCGGGTGTGCTCGGTGAGCACCTTCACGCAGCCGAAGTCGAGGAAGCCGACGGTGCCGTCGAGGCCGAATCGGTAGTTGCCGGGGTGGGGGTCGGCGTGGAACAGATTGCCGTGTCGGTACGAGCCGGTGATGAATCGCGTGAGCACCTCGGCCCAGGTGTTCTTGAGATCCTGGTCGGCCTGTTGGGCTGCGGCCCAATCCAGTCCATCGAGATACGTCATGGTCAGCACACGGTCGGCCGAGGCCTCGGGAATCACCTCGGGCACCCGGATGAACGGATGACCGCGATACAGCTCACCGAAGGCACGGATGTGGGCCGCTTCCTGCCGGTAGTCGAGTTCTTCGGAGATGCGTGCCGAGATCTCGGCGGCGGCCTCCCCGATATCGGGCATCGCAGCACCCAGCGTTCCCGCCGCGCCGGCAGCGAACCGGAAGACGGTGGAGAGCAGCTCGGTATTGGACAGGTCATCGCGGATGGCCTGCGCCACGCCCGGGTACTGGATCTTGACGGCCACCCGACGACCGTCATGCAGGACGGCGCGGTGTACCTGACCGATGGAGGCCGCCGCGACCGGTTCGGCGTCGAACTCGGCGAACACGGCATCGACCGGCCTGCCCAGCTCATTCTCCAGGGTGCGCAGCGCCAGCGTGCTGTCCATGGGCGGGGCGTCGGCCTGCAGGCTGGTTAGGGCTTTCTGATACGGCGTGAGCTCACCCGCACCGATCGCGCCGGCATCCACCATCGACACCAACTGGCCGGCCTTCATCAGGACGCCCTTGGAAC includes:
- a CDS encoding nitroreductase, which translates into the protein MTMDTQLSLEAQTLARLVRDRHSCRAFRPESVPRDTIEQILDVARATPSWCNTQPWHVHITEGPGTESFRSALATHVDRSFTESPDFTFPLAYEGIYRERRRVAGWQLYESLGIAKGDRVASGRQMLENFQLFGAPHVAIVTTDRSLGVYGAVDCGLFVQSFLLAAASRGVATIPQAAIASQAPLVREHLNLSDDRLVLLGISFGYADEAHPANGYRTPRQGISDVVTWRSAD
- a CDS encoding AMP-dependent synthetase/ligase, with the translated sequence MGVVSPLTLSAAFQATVERHPDRVALRTIDDSERYTWRDYADEVGRVARGLAALGVDRGDTVAMLLTNRPAFHIVDTAALHLGATAVSVYPTLPPEDIAWTINDSGAKVVVTELAKLDSIRAAGVSVPIVLVDGRETGVIPFGDLDGDHDVQRAWRAVAPDDVAVIVYTSGTTGTPKGVELTHAAVLGNTKGLHHAIGTVEGARVVSYLPMAHAAERQLSHYRAMVFGLEVTTCPDSRLMPEYLLAVRPHYFFAPPRMLAKFRAAAVGLDAPILEHFGLDQAVVALTGSAPVPAELTQFWLDAGLPLVEAWGVTECGAFGAFGRPGSYRVGTCGPALPGVELKVADDGEILLRSPWLMRGYRNQPDATAEAIDPDGWLHTGDVGEFDDGHLRIIDRKKEIIINAAGKNMSPAHIEARLKESDQLIGEAVVIGDNRPYNVALVVPDPAVASQLEGDLSRAIVEAMRRANARLARVEQIKRIEILNEPWLPGGDELTPTMKLKRRAIHGKYAVTIDQIYAGGGIGI
- a CDS encoding acyl-CoA dehydrogenase family protein; translation: MAVVTGTVQQLSDDEMAIRDAVRGIAARFGPDYYQEQVDTGGSCAELWNALGRNGYLGMHLPEEYGGGGLGLREIAMVVEETAIAGCPLQSMLFSPGVVGTVIDRSANEEQKRRWLPGVATGETRLSFAITEPDAGSNAHRIATTAVRHGDHYVLNGQKVFITGMESAAWVMVVARTHTDELTGRSQSSVFMVPTDAPGLSFTPIRTVMNQPDKSHQVFFDDVAVAAENLVGPEGKGLRVAFTGLNTERILTSSLCTGIGRYALNKAVDYANSRRVWDQPIGAHQGVAHPLAAAHIHLEAARLVTNRACELYDTGAEVGELANMAKYLGASSGLEALDSAVAVHGGNGVTFEYQLATYFWVVRMLNMGPVSKEMILNFVAEHSLGLPRSY
- a CDS encoding NAD-dependent epimerase/dehydratase family protein, which translates into the protein MRGSKILITGPTGQVAAPLALSLAAENEVWGIARFTDTAARESLESAGIRCEKVNLAAGDFSGIPSDFDYVLNLAVAKSGRWDKDLGANAESVGLLMAHCADAKAFLHCSSAAVYDPPDDEPRTETAALGDNHKSLLPTYSISKIAGEVVARTMARALGVPTVIARLNVPYGDNGGWPFYQMEMMRAGVPIPVPPGGPARYNPIHEDDIIATLPKMLAAASVPATTVNWCGDQTVSLQEWCTYIGELVGREPVFEESAQALRGGPTDTTRMHELVGGTAVDWRDGIRRMVANFHPELLRT
- a CDS encoding META domain-containing protein; this encodes MVAPTLPLAPSTATRMGEAYCGVRTVEPCALSRSLSPCWPWPAAPVPRRLMRPPRPKVSVAVTGEQIPGNGPLTLSFADGRLSAFAGCNRGSGLADLSGGHLTTRLATTMMACPLIGTGWRVDTLHSTPAGRYATANSVTSNDRSCACSTARSRPRSTAIA
- the dapB gene encoding 4-hydroxy-tetrahydrodipicolinate reductase encodes the protein MRVAVLGAKGKVGATMVAAVRDAADLELSAEVDAGDALSTLTDSGTEVVIDFTHPDVVMDNLKFLIDNGIHAVVGTTGFTEERIAQVRAWLDAAPGASVLIAPNFAIGAVLSMHFAKQAARHFESVEVIELHHPYKADAPSGTAMRTAKLIAEERKGLPPNPDATSTGLDGARGADVDGIPVHSIRLAGLIAHQEVLFGTTGETLTIRHDSLDRTSFVPGVLLGVRKVARRPGLTIGIEPLLDL
- a CDS encoding flavodoxin family protein is translated as MFEAVLSGATDPEIEGVEVVRRPALTVSPVDMLEADGYLLGSPVNLGYLSGALKHAFDESYYQILDSTRGRPFGLWLHGNEGTEGAERAITGITAGLGWVKAAEYVVVSGKPAKSDLEACWNLGATVAAALTA
- a CDS encoding DUF1214 domain-containing protein codes for the protein MAVLVNADNFVRAETHRMFADIQRDAGGVNVFRHNRLPASIDEQTVIRLNRDTLYSFAILDLAEPAWLSLPDSAGRYMSAMVVNEDHYINVILHEPGRHLLTQELSGSRYVMVGVRTLVDPLDPDDVAAVSALQDRMKLETSSSEAFIAPDYDRGSLDKTREALLSLASGLTEFERTFGRPDEVDPVHHLIGTAAGWGGLPTSEASYVGVDPALPPGEYELTFKDVPVEAFWSVSVYNAAGFFEPNPRNLYSVNSITGVPNEDGSITVRLRAEVGDDAPPNCIVTPIGWNYLIRLYRPRSEFFTGAWTVPALAVG
- a CDS encoding cytochrome P450, giving the protein MTSADITGARLPWEAADPYEFYEARRAEGSVVWDEAAQAWLILSYDAARQVLGGTGWTSDPFANALAQASSDAVSREFSRRSMLFADGADHRRLRGSVRDVFTRSFIENLGSGVESIADDLIGHPPTGREFDFMADIALPLPIAVVSAWLDLDAEAAHLLREVSPVIIRMLGTLADPDEMAAGATASARLMAQFLPTAADRRVHPGDDLLSFLAGDPDLSLDEVVMTAILIAVAGHETTANLLGAAMVTLLTPGGDGTRIADRIDAADPAVITELLRLDAPVQSTVRTAIEPHELDGVEIAAGESTLVVIAAANRDPAVFEEPDRFRLDRTAPAPLSFGYGAHYCLGGALAALEISIALPKILARQPVLHGAVRWRDTPAIRGPLVVPMVFGG
- a CDS encoding ABC1 kinase family protein, producing the protein MSGDDRAVPRGRVRRTMPVAGFTARAAGGRVVATLREKAGNTGAVERFHERTAERYVELLGRSKGVLMKAGQLVSMVDAGAIGAGELTPYQKALTSLQADAPPMDSTLALRTLENELGRPVDAVFAEFDAEPVAAASIGQVHRAVLHDGRRVAVKIQYPGVAQAIRDDLSNTELLSTVFRFAAGAAGTLGAAMPDIGEAAAEISARISEELDYRQEAAHIRAFGELYRGHPFIRVPEVIPEASADRVLTMTYLDGLDWAAAQQADQDLKNTWAEVLTRFITGSYRHGNLFHADPHPGNYRFGLDGTVGFLDFGCVKVLTEHTRQMIVTMMHTAVNRRKDELRELMVESGFLTADSTLTAEETFQWYAGIIHEILGPQPATYTEEASARAIEYLIDVRSADHPMRRMSVPPDFVFFSRLNLSMNAIFTALHATYHARAMLDDMDGIAEPVSDLGRRHVAWVKERGLPFGLDHHDQR